Part of the Bacillus sp. THAF10 genome is shown below.
AGCGACCTCCATGACAACGAAATGGGAGCTTGAAAAGAAGGATATTCAAGAGATTCGCGAAAAACGTGAAGAGCTTGAAAAAGTAAAAAGGGAGTTAGAGGCTGCTGAAAACGATTATGACTTAAATAAGGCGGCTGAGTTACGGCACGGGAAAATACCAACAATCGAAAAAGAAATATCCGAGCTCGAAGAAAAGGCAAAAAGAAAAAAGGAAACGAGCCAGCTCCTACGTGAAGAAGTTCGGGAAGAAGAAATTGCCCAAATAGTTGCAAAGTGGACTGGCATCCCAGTCACTAAGCTTGTGGAAGGAGAACGAGAAAAGCTATTAAAACTAGAAGAAATTCTCCACAAGCGGGTAGTAGGGCAGGAAGAAGCGGTGCAGCTTGTCTCTGAAGCTGTAATCAGAGCAAGGGCCGGAATTAAAGATCCTAATCGTCCTATTGGCTCCTTTATTTTCCTTGGTCCAACGGGAGTGGGTAAAACAGAGCTTGCCAGAGCTTTAGCACAGTCGCTGTTTGACAGTGAAGAACAATTAATACGAATAGATATGTCTGAATACATGGAAAAACATGCCGTATCAAGGCTAATTGGGGCACCACCAGGCTATGTAGGGTATGAAGAGGGAGGTCAACTAACAGAAGCTGTCCGCCGAAAGCCGTATTCGGTCCTTCTTTTAGATGAGATTGAAAAAGCCCATCCTGAAGTTTTCAACCTGCTTTTACAGATGCTTGATGATGGAAGAATAACAGATTCTCAAGGGAAAACGGTTGATTTTAAAAATACAGTTATTATTATGACTTCAAATATTGGCTCCCATTTTTTACTCGAACAAGTGAAGGAGGACATATCCGAAGAAACAAAAGAGAAAGTCATGCAGCAACTCCGCTCCCATTTTAGGCCAGAGCTTCTTAACCGAATAGATGACACCGTAATATTTTCTCCTCTATCAGAGAAACAAATTGCCTTGATTGTAGAAAAGCTTATTAGCGATCTCCAAGGAAGGCTTGAGGATAAGCATATGGAATTGACATTAACAGAGGAGGCAAAAAAATTTATTGCCACCAACGCTTATGATCCCGTTTATGGTGCGAGGCCATTAAAGAGGTTTATACAAAAGCATATAGAAACATTGATAGCCAAGGAAATAATCAAAGGGTCAATTCAAGATTTCCAAAAAATTATTATTGGGTTAGAAGAAGGAAAACTAGTTATCTTTGACAAATAAATAGAGATAGAAAAAAGAACTTGTTCCTGAGAACAAGTTCTTTTCAATCATCATTAATGTTTCTCAACAGGCTCGTTTGGTAACGCTTCCCCGATAAGAATAACAATACCAGCAAAAACAACAGCAATGATAGAAGCTAATACGTAGTTGTATGTATCACCCTGCATGTTTGCAACCACATATGATAACATGTTTATTAAAAGAAGTGACCAAAACAATGTCCAAAATACGCGCATGATAATATGTCCCCTCCGTTCCTTCGTTCATTTTCACTATACTTATTCATCGGATATTTTACCACAATAGGAACATATAATAAATGTAAATATGTTTAGATTTTTTGAATTATGGGTTGGTAAATGATGAATGATGGCCTTTATGGTAAAATTGGCACCAAATAATCGTAGCTACATCCCATGGCCCAGGTAAAATAAGTCTTTCGCCTTTAGCAGAAGAAGAAATACATACATAGCATATGTTATATAAGTACGTGGACTGGAGGACTGGATGAGAACAATGAGCTTAAATCAACGATTTTTTCAACTTGGCGGTCAGTGGAATGCTGTTCATGTTCCAGAAAAACCAAACGGCTTCGGTGTTCTTATTATTGGAGATGCAAATCATTTTGTAGATCCGCATAATAGCCTTTGGTTACAGCATATTGGCAGAAAGAAAATAATAGAGGAAATTTTACAATGCGGGTACACTCTTTTCTATTCGAATTTGTTTGGAGCGCATTGGGGGAGTAAGCAATCCGTCATTCATGCTAAACAGCTTTATCATATTATTTTAAAGCAAGAAATTCTAAATGATAAAATTCATATTTTAGCAGAAGGAATGGGGGCATTAACGGCCTTACAGCTGATGGAGGAGTTACAAGAGAACCTGCGCTCGGCAGCCTTTATCAATCCTTGTTTGGATGTAAAAGCGCAGTTGTCACATGAAAAAGACCGGAAATTCTTTTATAAAAAAGTAAAGAATGAATTATCCAAAGCCTATCAGGTACCAGTGAAGGAATTGGAAGAATATGAGGGGTTCCCAGATTTAAATTCTTTTGAGAAAAGCTCCACACCTATAAAGATTTGGCAAACTACTACTAATTTCACTTATGACCCAAGACTGCATTGTAAACGTTTTGAGGAATTAAGAGAAAAACAACAAAAACCAATTGCGGTCACCTATCACCTAGTGGAAAAAAGATATTCCTACGGTCCATCCATATGCCAGTTTTTTCATAAACATGAGCAGGAATTATAATTAGTCCCATTTCATACCATGTGAAATAGGGACTATTATTATGGGTAAAAGCATATGGATACAGTAAAAGTAAGGAAGAGTGGAGTGGGGATAATGAAAAATGCAGTGGTGATTGGTGCCACCTCACATGTTGGATTAGCTGTTTGCCAGGAATTGATTGCTAAAGAGGTGGAAGTAACAGGTTTTGAACGATTAGAACGGATGGATGCCTCAGCTGAAGAACGGTTAATGGGGATTGGAAGGAATGCTTTTTTTCATATGAATAGGAATCAAAACGCTGATGAGACCTCTTATGAGACAGCGTTTTACTTTGTCGATGAAAATACAAAAGAGGATAACGAGATAATCGATGCGTATCTTGAAAACAGCTCCAAACTTTTAATTATTTCAAAATATAGTAGAAAAAATTTAGAAAGAAAGATTCTTCAGGAAAAGAACATAAAAAAACCAAATTGTTCTATTTATCTTCCAGAAATTTATGAACCATTGGAAACAGATGTATCTAGCGATTTAGAACTGGAAGAAAAGTATGAAACCATTTATGTAGAAAATGCGGCAGCGGCCATTTGTAAAATTGCACAAGAAACATTGGAATCAAAACAATATTTACTATTACCCCTAACATACAAAAAGAAATAGAGGGTTAATATCCATTTTACAGTCACAGTTAAATAGCCTGTGGCTAGAAAATGGATATTTTCGCTTTTCCTTTTATCGAACAACATGTACAATATTAATGTAATAATGGGAAACAGAGGGGTGTTCCTTTTTGAAGGATGGGGTGTTACATTCATGAAAAGAACATTAATGCTATTTATATCTATCATATTTATTCTTTTTTTATCCGTTGCATGTGGACAATCTGTTCCAAGTGTAGAAGAACAAAAAGTTGGTTTATTAGTTCCGGATAGCATCAATGACCAGGTATGGGGAACGAAAGGCTATAAGGGATTATTGCGAATACAAACGGAATATGAAGTGGACGTTTATTATCAAGAAGGCATACATACTGATCAAGCGATAAAGAAATCCGTCAAAGAATTTCACAAAGATGGAGTTACTTTAATTTTTGGCCACGGAAGCGAATATGCAAAAGCCTTTAATTCTATCGCAAAAGATTATCCAGACATTCATTTTGTTTGCTTCAATTCTGATGTTCGTGGCGATAATGTTACCAGCTTGAATTTCGAATCAAATGCAATGGGCTTTTTTGGAGGAATGGTAGCTGGGCAGATGACACAATCAAATAATGTGGGCATTATTGCTGCTTTTGAATGGCAGCCTGAAGTAAATGGTTTCTTTGAAGGAGTTTTGCATGAGAACCCAGATGCAAGGGTACTAATTGATTATACTCAAGATTGGAATGACCCTGATAAGGCTTTAATCGCCTTGCAAGACATGATGAATAAAGGGGTAGACGTTGTTTATCCTGCTGGTGATGGCTTTAATGTGCCTGTTATCAATACGTTAAAAGAAAATGGCCTTTTAGCTGTGGGGTATGTTTCCGATCAATCGGATCTTGGTGAAAACACCGTCCTTACAAGCACGGTACAGCATGTTCCTGCATTATATGAGTTAGTAGCCAAGAGGCACTTTCTTGGTGAGTTAAAGGGTGGAAATCAATACTTTGACTTTAAGGATGATGTCATTTCACTCGGTAAATTTAGTCCATTGGTTAGTGAAGACTATCAAAAATCAATGCAGCAACAAATTAACAGATATAAAGAATCTGGCAAATTGCCTAATGAATAGAAAAAGCGAAGGTCTGCTCTCAAGGAGCAGACCTTTTCATTATTTATTTTTAAAGTAATCCAGAAGCGGTGAAAAATCTTTTAACATTGGCTTAAGTTTATTCACAGAATCCATAATGGAATCTACTTGTTCCATCAATGTTTCATAGTCATCGCCTAGCTTTTTTTCTTCAGCTGGTACCTTTGTTTCCTGTCTCGGTCCCCCACCAAACATCAGCCTCGTGAATGGATCTACCTCTTGACTATCTTGATTGCTATTGCCGTCATTACTCATGTTCTCACCTCACAGAATGAAGCTATTTTCTTCCCTTGACCATATTGTATGCACCCAATGTAAAACTGGCTGGGTATTAGTCCAAAAATGTAAATTAGCCTTAAATTAGGCAGTTACATATTGTCAATAAGAAAGGAATAAGTTAATATTAGTACCAAGTCATAATATTTGATAATAACAATCGTGGCATGCTAAAATGCTACAGATTCCAGAAAGACAGGTGTTAAGTCTATGAATGCAGGGATACTAGGGATTGGAAGATATGTACCAGAAAAAATACTCACAAATGCTGATTTAGAAAAAATAGTAGATACGACAGATGAATGGATAAAAACGAGAACAGGAATAGAAGAACGCAGGATTGCAAGTGAGGATATCGATACGTCTCATATGGCTTTCTTTGCAGCGGAGAAGGCGTTAAAGGATGCTGGAATAAGCGCAGAAGAATTAGATATGATAATTGTAGCAACCGTCACGCCGGATAATCCATTTCCATCTGTTGCTTGCATGATACAGGAGCGGCTTGGTGCCAAAAAAGCGTGTGCGTTTGATATGAGCGCTGCCTGTGCTGGTTTTATGTATGGAGTGATTACTGGAAAACAGTTTATTGAGGCAGGAACCTATAAACATGTTTTAGTAGTTGGAGTAGAAAAACTATCAAAAATTGTAGACTGGGAAGATCGTAATACTGCTGTTCTATTTGGTGATGGCGCTGGTGCCGCTGTTTTAGGACCAGTCTCAGAAGGCAGAGGAATTCTATCCTTTGAACTTGGGGCAGATGGTACAGGCGCTAAGCATCTTTACCAGGATGAAACCATTATAATGAATGGCAGAGAAGTTTTTAAATTTGCCGTTCGCCAAATGGGAGAATCGGCAGTAAATGTCTTAGAGAAAGCTGGTTTATCTAAAGAAGATGTTGATTTTCTCATTCCTCATCAAGCGAATATAAGGATAATGGAAGCGGCCAGAGAGAGACTTGGATTGCCAATGGAAAAAATGTCCATGACGGTTCACAAATATGGCAATACTTCCGCTGCATCTATTCCTATTTCTATTGTGGAAGAGGTGGAGAATGGTAAAATACATGACGATGATTTAATTGTTATGGTAGGATTTGGTGGAGGCCTTACATGGGGCGCCATCGCAATTCGTTGGGGGAAATAAATATTCTAATGATTGGCTTATTGAAAGATGCAGGCTGATATTAAGAAGTTTTCTAGCTGTTGATTGTAGCAAAGGCGGAGACTCTTTTCGGGAATGAAGCGAAACCCAGAGGCGTAGCCTTTTGCAAAGGAGGCTTACAAATTCGATCGCCCCGAGGACGAGGAGCCATTTGCAAAGATCAACAACGGTGTTCAATAGAACAAAAAATTTTATAAATAAATGATAAAGAGGATAAGCTTGAAAGGAGCTAATTAACATGCAAATGCCGAAAAAACGCGTAGTTGTTACAGGAATGGGGGCTATCACTCCTATCGGTTTAAATGTAAATGAAGCATGGCAAAATGCGATAAATGGAGTATCTGGAATTACCAATCTAACAAGAGTTGATAGTGAAAAATTCCCTGCAAAA
Proteins encoded:
- a CDS encoding beta-ketoacyl-ACP synthase III, which encodes MNAGILGIGRYVPEKILTNADLEKIVDTTDEWIKTRTGIEERRIASEDIDTSHMAFFAAEKALKDAGISAEELDMIIVATVTPDNPFPSVACMIQERLGAKKACAFDMSAACAGFMYGVITGKQFIEAGTYKHVLVVGVEKLSKIVDWEDRNTAVLFGDGAGAAVLGPVSEGRGILSFELGADGTGAKHLYQDETIIMNGREVFKFAVRQMGESAVNVLEKAGLSKEDVDFLIPHQANIRIMEAARERLGLPMEKMSMTVHKYGNTSAASIPISIVEEVENGKIHDDDLIVMVGFGGGLTWGAIAIRWGK
- a CDS encoding YjzD family protein yields the protein MRVFWTLFWSLLLINMLSYVVANMQGDTYNYVLASIIAVVFAGIVILIGEALPNEPVEKH
- a CDS encoding BMP family ABC transporter substrate-binding protein; translation: MKRTLMLFISIIFILFLSVACGQSVPSVEEQKVGLLVPDSINDQVWGTKGYKGLLRIQTEYEVDVYYQEGIHTDQAIKKSVKEFHKDGVTLIFGHGSEYAKAFNSIAKDYPDIHFVCFNSDVRGDNVTSLNFESNAMGFFGGMVAGQMTQSNNVGIIAAFEWQPEVNGFFEGVLHENPDARVLIDYTQDWNDPDKALIALQDMMNKGVDVVYPAGDGFNVPVINTLKENGLLAVGYVSDQSDLGENTVLTSTVQHVPALYELVAKRHFLGELKGGNQYFDFKDDVISLGKFSPLVSEDYQKSMQQQINRYKESGKLPNE